The DNA region GCCCGCTGCGGCGAAGAGCTGCAGCAGGTGGCCACCGAGACCGCCGACCGGATCCGGCGCGAGGGCGCGACCGAGACCCAGCTCGCCCTCGCCCAGGCCGAATCCGCCCGTGATACCGCGATCGCTCAGGTCGAGGAGATGGCCCAGCTGGCCATCGCCCAATCCGAGGAGGCCGCCCGGGTCGCCGTCGCACAGGCCGGTGAGAGCGCCCGCACCGCGGTCGCCGAGGCCGCCGAGGGCGCCCGCACCCAGGTGGAAGGCGCCGCGCGTGATGCCACCTCGGCCGCGGTGCGCGCCTTCGGTGCCTCGGTGGTGAGCCTGGGTGCCGATGTCAGCCAGGTGGTGAGCGCCGCGCTGCGCCGCCACCGCAATGACGAGACCTTCGAAACGCTCACCCGTATCGACCATTCCGTGCAGCAGATGATCCGCCAGGCCCAGTCCTACGTGATCGTCTGTGGTGGTCTGCCGGGTCGCCGCTGGCCGCAGCAGACCCTCACCGACGTGGTGGGCGGCGCGACCGGCCGAGTGCGCGACTACACCCGGGTGCGTTCGGGCGACCTGGAGCGACCGGTGGTGAGCCGGGTGGTGGAGCCGCTGGTGCACACCATCGCGACGCTGCTGGACAACGCGCTGCGCTACTCGCCGCCGACCTCGTACGTGGACATCGGTTTCCAGGAGGGTCACCACGGCGTCACGGTGATCATCGACGACGCCGGGGTGCGGATGAACCCCGAGCAGCTCGAGGAGACCCGCCGCGTGCTGGCCGGCGATCAGGTCGTCGACATCCACGCGCTGGGCCCGACCCCGCGCGTCGGCTTCCCCGGCGTGGCCGCGCTGGCCCGCCGCTACGGTTTCTCGGTCTACCTCGACGGCCCCAACATGTACGGCGGCATGCGCGCCATGGTGTTCATTCCCGAATCCCTGCTGGCCGCACCCGCCCCCGTGCAGGTGCCCGTGCCCGCTCCGGCCCCAGCCCCGGTTCCGGCTCCGGTGCCGGTACCGGCGCCCACCCGGTTGCCCTCGCCCGATCCGGAACCCACTGTGGTAGCCATGGATTCGGTGCCGCAAGACCTCACTTCCGGTGGCCTGCCCCGACGGCGCCGCCGCTCCGCGACGGTGTCCCTGGCGGCCACCGTCGGCTCGGACCCCGCGGATGCCACCGCTTCCGCGCGTCCCGATATCGCCGCTGCCTGGTACAGCGGCTCCCAACGCGGTCGAGCGGCCGCGTTCGAGCACTCCGAAGGGATGACATCGTGACCGGCACGCCCGCGACGGCACTGAGTGATACCAACCGGCTGGCCTGGCTGCTCGACGATCTCGAAGCCCCCGGGGTTCGCTTCGCCGTGCTGCTGTCCGAGGACGGCCTACGCATCGCCCACACCGGTGGTGTCAGCATCGACGACGCCGAGCGGTTCGCCGCCGCGGCGTCGGGTCTGCGGGCTCTCGGCAAAGCGCTCGCCGAGTTCTGCGGCGGTTCGGCCGGTAATTCGGTGCGCCAGAACATGACCGAGTACGCCGATGGGATGATCTTCATCACCGCCGCCGGAGCCGGTGCCCTGCTCGGTGTCTCGACCACCACGGACGTGGACGTCAGCCTGGTCGCGCACCGGATGAACGAACTGGCCGGGCGGGTCGGGCGTGAGCTCGGCAGTACGTCGCGGACCAGAGTGGATCTGCCGCGCTCATGAGCCGGCCGCGGCGCGATCCCGACCTGGTCCGGGCCTACGTGCGCACCGGCGGCCGATCGCGTCCCAGCCGGGCGCTGGATCTGGTCAGTCTGGTTGTCGCGGTGGCCGATCCGCCTCCCGGCGCGTCCCCGGACGCCCGCCGCATCCTGCAGATCGCCCGCCGCGGGGTGCTGACCCCCGCCGAGCTGGCGGCCTACCTGGATCTGCCGCCCTCGGTGGTCAAGATCCTGGTGGTGGACCTGCTCGACAGCGGTCACCTGACCCATCCTGCCCCGGTGGAAGCGCTGCCGGGACAAGCTCTCTTGGAAGAGGTACTCCATGGACTCCGCGCTCTCTCCGCATGAGCGCGTCGTCGACTATGTGCCGGAGACCGTCACCCGCACCGTGAAGTTGCTGGTGGCCGGGCCCTTCGGCGTCGGGAAGACCACGTTCGTGGGCAGTGTGTCCGAGATCCGGCCGCTGCGCACCGAGGAGATCATCACCGAGGCCAGCGTCGGCGTCGACGATATGGCCGGGCTGCCGGACAAGACCACCACCACGGTGGCCATGGATTTCGGCCGCATCACCCTCAATCCGCAGCTGGCCCTGTACCTTTTCGGCACGCCCGGCCAGCGCCGGTTCGTGCCCATCTGGGAGGACCTGGCCGTCGGCGCGCTGGGGGCGCTGGTGCTGGTCGACACGCGCCGCCTGGACAAGGCCGATGAGGCGCTGTCGATCCTCGAGGAGCGCGGGGTGCCGTACGCGGTGGCCGTCAACGACTTCGACGGAGCGCCGCGCCATCCGCTCGAGGAGGTGCGCGAGGCCCTCGACCTGGATCCGTGGACGCCGCTGATGCGCCTGGACGCGCGCGACCGCAATCCCTGCCTGCAGTCGCTCATCACGTTGGTCGAGTATCTGCTGGAGCCGCGCGTCTAGCCGTATTTTCCACGGGCAGAACATCATTCGTGGTGAGAGGCTTGGCGCGCGGGGTCACGTGACGCATCTCGCAAGGACGGTCATGCGGCGCGGAATCTGCTGTACGG from Nocardia tengchongensis includes:
- a CDS encoding sensor histidine kinase, with translation MAGVIFLWRALRSERGRVAAVREEQRDRDAAIEAMIANLTENIVPAIGAAVRRSDPDNPTVNLPIVLEQSRIAELVWQWTARCGEELQQVATETADRIRREGATETQLALAQAESARDTAIAQVEEMAQLAIAQSEEAARVAVAQAGESARTAVAEAAEGARTQVEGAARDATSAAVRAFGASVVSLGADVSQVVSAALRRHRNDETFETLTRIDHSVQQMIRQAQSYVIVCGGLPGRRWPQQTLTDVVGGATGRVRDYTRVRSGDLERPVVSRVVEPLVHTIATLLDNALRYSPPTSYVDIGFQEGHHGVTVIIDDAGVRMNPEQLEETRRVLAGDQVVDIHALGPTPRVGFPGVAALARRYGFSVYLDGPNMYGGMRAMVFIPESLLAAPAPVQVPVPAPAPAPVPAPVPVPAPTRLPSPDPEPTVVAMDSVPQDLTSGGLPRRRRRSATVSLAATVGSDPADATASARPDIAAAWYSGSQRGRAAAFEHSEGMTS
- a CDS encoding roadblock/LC7 domain-containing protein codes for the protein MTGTPATALSDTNRLAWLLDDLEAPGVRFAVLLSEDGLRIAHTGGVSIDDAERFAAAASGLRALGKALAEFCGGSAGNSVRQNMTEYADGMIFITAAGAGALLGVSTTTDVDVSLVAHRMNELAGRVGRELGSTSRTRVDLPRS
- a CDS encoding DUF742 domain-containing protein, producing the protein MSRPRRDPDLVRAYVRTGGRSRPSRALDLVSLVVAVADPPPGASPDARRILQIARRGVLTPAELAAYLDLPPSVVKILVVDLLDSGHLTHPAPVEALPGQALLEEVLHGLRALSA
- a CDS encoding ATP/GTP-binding protein, with the protein product MDSALSPHERVVDYVPETVTRTVKLLVAGPFGVGKTTFVGSVSEIRPLRTEEIITEASVGVDDMAGLPDKTTTTVAMDFGRITLNPQLALYLFGTPGQRRFVPIWEDLAVGALGALVLVDTRRLDKADEALSILEERGVPYAVAVNDFDGAPRHPLEEVREALDLDPWTPLMRLDARDRNPCLQSLITLVEYLLEPRV